One genomic window of Pseudomonas sp. LFM046 includes the following:
- the alg8 gene encoding mannuronan synthase, producing MDKIKHGLLEASGWLFYLIALMLLALALPKSVFDPDSKHFLLLIGVVGIWRYSMGALHFLRGTLFLYIVYPWYKRRLAKLGSAADPSHVFLMVTSFRIEALTTAMVYRSVIQEAIDCGYPTTVVCSIVELSDELLVKNIWSKLAPPSRVKLDFVRIPGTGKRDGLAYGFRAISRQLPDANAVVAVIDGDTVLAEGVVKKTVPWFKLFPNVGGLTTNEFCEVRGSYIMSEWHKLRFAQRHLNMCSMALSKRVLTMTGRMSVFRAQVVTDPDFIADVESDHLNHWRLGRFQFLTGDDKSSWYSLMRLGYDTFYVPDAAINTVEHPPEKSFVKASRKLMFRWYGNNLRQNSRALALGPRRLGWFTTVVLADQRASMWTCLLGLAVAIIASLKYSIAYLLVYLLWIGITRLVLTLLLSVSGHRIGPAYPLILYYNQIVGALVKIYVFFRLDQQSWTRQNTKLNRDLASFSRWFNTWSSRAMTFSATSIFVATLLAIV from the coding sequence ATGGACAAGATCAAGCATGGCCTGCTCGAAGCCTCGGGCTGGCTGTTCTACCTCATCGCACTGATGCTGCTGGCACTGGCGCTGCCCAAATCCGTGTTCGATCCCGACTCCAAGCATTTCCTGCTGCTGATCGGGGTTGTGGGCATCTGGCGCTACTCCATGGGCGCCCTGCATTTCCTGCGCGGCACGCTGTTCCTCTACATCGTTTACCCCTGGTACAAGCGGCGCCTGGCCAAGCTCGGCAGCGCGGCGGACCCGTCCCACGTCTTCCTGATGGTGACCAGTTTCCGCATCGAGGCGCTGACCACCGCGATGGTCTATCGCTCGGTCATCCAGGAAGCCATCGACTGCGGCTACCCCACCACCGTGGTCTGCTCCATCGTCGAGCTGTCCGATGAGCTGCTGGTGAAGAACATCTGGTCCAAGCTGGCACCGCCGTCGCGGGTCAAGCTGGACTTCGTGCGCATTCCCGGCACCGGCAAACGCGACGGCCTGGCCTACGGCTTCCGCGCCATCTCCCGGCAACTGCCGGATGCGAACGCCGTGGTGGCGGTCATCGACGGCGACACCGTGCTGGCCGAAGGCGTGGTGAAGAAGACCGTGCCCTGGTTCAAGCTCTTCCCCAACGTGGGCGGCCTGACCACCAACGAGTTCTGCGAGGTACGCGGCAGCTACATCATGAGTGAGTGGCACAAGCTGCGCTTCGCCCAGCGCCACCTCAACATGTGCTCCATGGCCCTGTCCAAGCGCGTGCTGACCATGACCGGTCGCATGTCGGTGTTCCGCGCCCAGGTGGTGACCGACCCCGACTTCATCGCCGACGTCGAGAGCGATCACCTCAATCACTGGCGCCTCGGACGGTTCCAGTTCCTCACCGGCGACGACAAGTCCAGCTGGTACAGCCTGATGCGCCTGGGCTACGACACCTTCTACGTGCCGGATGCGGCGATCAACACGGTCGAGCACCCGCCGGAGAAGAGCTTCGTCAAGGCCAGCCGCAAGCTGATGTTCCGCTGGTACGGCAACAATCTGCGGCAGAACTCCCGGGCGCTCGCCCTGGGTCCGCGCCGCCTCGGCTGGTTCACCACCGTGGTGCTCGCCGACCAGCGTGCCTCCATGTGGACCTGCCTGCTGGGCCTGGCCGTGGCCATCATCGCCAGCCTGAAGTACAGCATCGCCTACCTGCTGGTGTACCTGCTGTGGATCGGCATCACCCGCCTGGTCCTGACCCTGCTGCTGAGCGTCAGCGGCCACCGGATCGGACCGGCCTACCCGCTGATCCTCTATTACAACCAGATCGTCGGAGCCCTGGTGAAGATCTACGTCTTCTTCCGCCTCGACCAGCAGTCCTGGACCCGCCAGAACACCAAGCTCAACCGTGACCTTGCCAGCTTCAGCCGCTGGTTCAACACCTGGTCCTCAAGGGCCATGACCTTCTCCGCAACCAGCATCTTCGTCGCCACGCTGCTGGCGATCGTGTGA
- a CDS encoding alginate biosynthesis protein Alg44 encodes MNTAVNLNVVHESEAQRQHARVKIPGKVRFIARGERFEGSLLDVSAGGFAFTAGRANASIGDHHKGRLMFQIDGLSLGLDIEFQVRAVDPRHERVGCVFHNLQPRDIATLRYLISSHLSGELVSAGDLLNTLQRENFTKPRKGGAGSGMGPLGRLKAVGLSAGIFVVGVGAFAYILNSLYGLYFVTHADSAMVAVPSMQVTMPREGTVQSLVDPDATVEKGAPLASFSATMLEMLKGHLTDSQLSPKNVEELFGKQMKGTLTSPCNCKIARQLVADGQFASKGDVIFELVPQDTHATVQARFPFRNIAQAKPGARVTFQVAGEDQERHGKIISSNLHDGSMSADIRTTIQPDEPLPSTLAGQPVEVSVDRGPSLDWLIDRALATGF; translated from the coding sequence ATGAATACAGCCGTCAATCTCAACGTGGTCCATGAATCCGAAGCCCAGCGCCAGCACGCGCGGGTGAAGATTCCGGGCAAAGTCCGCTTCATCGCCCGAGGTGAACGCTTCGAAGGCTCGCTGCTGGACGTCTCCGCCGGCGGCTTCGCCTTCACTGCCGGCCGCGCCAATGCCAGCATCGGCGACCACCACAAGGGCCGCCTGATGTTCCAGATCGACGGCCTCAGCCTGGGTCTGGACATTGAATTCCAGGTGCGGGCAGTAGACCCCCGTCACGAGCGCGTCGGCTGCGTCTTCCACAACCTGCAGCCGCGCGACATCGCCACCCTGCGCTACCTGATCAGCTCCCACCTCTCCGGTGAGCTGGTCAGCGCCGGTGACCTGCTCAACACCCTGCAGCGGGAAAACTTCACCAAGCCGCGCAAGGGCGGCGCGGGCAGCGGCATGGGTCCGCTGGGCCGCCTCAAGGCGGTCGGCTTGAGCGCCGGTATCTTCGTCGTCGGTGTCGGCGCCTTTGCCTACATCCTCAACTCCCTGTACGGCCTGTACTTCGTCACCCATGCCGATTCGGCCATGGTGGCGGTGCCCTCCATGCAGGTCACCATGCCTCGCGAAGGCACCGTACAAAGCCTGGTGGACCCGGACGCCACCGTGGAAAAAGGGGCACCCCTCGCCTCCTTCTCGGCCACCATGCTGGAGATGCTCAAGGGTCACCTGACCGACAGCCAGCTCTCGCCGAAGAACGTCGAAGAGCTCTTCGGCAAGCAGATGAAGGGCACCCTGACCAGCCCCTGCAACTGCAAGATCGCCCGCCAGCTGGTGGCCGACGGTCAGTTCGCCAGCAAGGGTGACGTGATCTTCGAGCTGGTGCCCCAGGACACCCACGCCACCGTGCAGGCGCGCTTCCCGTTCCGCAACATCGCCCAGGCCAAGCCCGGCGCCCGCGTCACCTTCCAGGTGGCCGGCGAGGACCAGGAACGCCACGGCAAGATCATCAGCAGCAACCTGCACGACGGCAGCATGTCCGCCGACATCCGGACCACCATCCAGCCCGACGAGCCGCTGCCCAGCACCCTCGCCGGCCAGCCGGTGGAAGTCAGCGTGGATCGCGGCCCGTCCCTCGACTGGCTGATCGACCGCGCCCTGGCGACAGGCTTCTGA
- the algK gene encoding alginate biosynthesis TPR repeat lipoprotein AlgK: protein MAHHATPVLLLAAAIALAGCAGLPDERLAREALKRGDNATAEQNFRQLAELGYADAAVGLADLQVASGDPEQLEKAEQTYRQAMDQSPRAKSRLGKLLARKSELSQAERRETAQLLEESFNAGEESSLLPLVMLYMQYPQDFPSVNVPERIAQWRAEGHTQAELAQIVFYRTQGTYDQHLGEIEQICTHNLSLADVCYVELATVYQKQGNADAQQKLLDQLMAGYHAGRIPAQRVESVANVLSDADLGKPDEGKAKELLEAVAPGYPAAWVSLARLIYEYPGQGNTEQMLGYLEKGRAASLPRAELLLGRLYYEGKLVPLDPKKAEEHLLKAARTEPTADYLLGQLYLRGYLGDIDPEKALEHLLSAARSGQINADFALGQMYSQGKGIQRNLTNAYVFSQLALPKNTPQALELAKSVEQQLPPADRARAEQLLREERQLRGASVPDTQMSSL, encoded by the coding sequence ATGGCCCATCACGCCACCCCCGTCCTGCTCCTGGCCGCGGCCATCGCCCTGGCCGGTTGCGCCGGCCTGCCCGATGAGCGCCTCGCCCGCGAAGCCCTGAAGCGCGGCGACAACGCCACCGCCGAGCAGAACTTCCGCCAGTTGGCCGAGCTCGGTTACGCCGACGCCGCGGTCGGCCTGGCCGACCTGCAGGTGGCCAGCGGCGACCCGGAACAGCTGGAGAAGGCCGAGCAGACCTATCGCCAGGCCATGGACCAGTCGCCCCGCGCCAAGTCCCGTCTGGGCAAGCTGCTGGCGCGCAAGTCCGAACTGAGCCAGGCCGAGCGTCGCGAGACCGCGCAACTGCTGGAAGAGTCCTTCAATGCGGGTGAGGAGAGCAGCCTGCTGCCGCTGGTGATGCTCTACATGCAGTACCCGCAGGACTTCCCGTCGGTGAACGTGCCGGAACGCATCGCCCAGTGGCGCGCCGAAGGCCACACCCAGGCCGAGCTGGCGCAGATCGTCTTCTATCGCACCCAGGGCACCTACGATCAGCACCTGGGCGAGATCGAGCAGATCTGCACCCACAACCTGTCCCTGGCCGATGTCTGCTACGTCGAGCTGGCCACCGTGTACCAGAAGCAAGGCAATGCCGATGCCCAGCAGAAGCTGCTGGACCAGCTGATGGCCGGCTACCACGCGGGCCGCATTCCCGCCCAGCGCGTGGAGTCGGTGGCCAACGTGCTGAGCGACGCCGACCTCGGCAAGCCCGACGAGGGCAAGGCCAAGGAACTGCTCGAAGCCGTGGCCCCCGGCTACCCCGCGGCCTGGGTGAGCCTCGCCCGGCTGATCTACGAGTACCCCGGCCAGGGCAATACCGAACAGATGCTGGGCTACCTGGAGAAAGGCCGCGCCGCCTCCCTGCCCCGCGCCGAACTGCTGCTGGGCCGCCTCTACTACGAAGGCAAGCTGGTCCCCCTGGACCCGAAAAAGGCCGAGGAGCACCTGCTGAAGGCCGCGCGCACCGAGCCCACCGCCGACTACCTGCTGGGCCAGCTATACCTGCGCGGCTACCTGGGTGACATCGACCCGGAGAAGGCCCTGGAGCACCTGCTCAGCGCCGCCCGCAGCGGCCAGATCAATGCCGACTTCGCCCTTGGCCAGATGTACTCCCAGGGCAAAGGCATCCAGCGCAACCTGACCAATGCCTATGTCTTCAGCCAGCTGGCACTGCCGAAGAACACGCCGCAAGCCCTGGAGCTGGCGAAAAGCGTGGAACAGCAACTGCCGCCGGCCGACCGGGCCCGTGCCGAGCAACTGCTGCGCGAAGAGCGCCAGCTGCGCGGTGCGTCGGTGCCGGATACCCAGATGAGCAGCCTATGA
- the moaE gene encoding molybdopterin synthase catalytic subunit MoaE: MAIRVQDTAFDPGQELNALHASNVGIGAVVGFVGYVRDFNDGKDVAGMFLEHYPGMTEKALEKIAVEARERWPLLNVEILHRVGRLEPGEPIVFVGTASAHRQAAFDACNFIMDFLKTRAPFWKKEDTPEGPRWVEGRCSDKAAAERWK, encoded by the coding sequence ATGGCCATTCGCGTGCAGGACACCGCCTTCGATCCCGGCCAGGAACTCAATGCGCTGCACGCGTCCAATGTGGGCATCGGTGCAGTGGTCGGCTTTGTCGGCTACGTGCGGGACTTCAACGACGGCAAGGACGTTGCGGGGATGTTCCTCGAGCACTATCCGGGCATGACCGAGAAGGCGCTGGAGAAGATCGCAGTGGAGGCCCGGGAGCGCTGGCCGCTACTCAATGTGGAAATCCTCCACCGCGTCGGCCGTCTGGAGCCGGGCGAGCCCATCGTCTTCGTCGGCACCGCCAGTGCCCATCGCCAGGCCGCTTTCGACGCCTGCAACTTCATCATGGACTTCCTCAAGACTCGCGCTCCTTTCTGGAAGAAGGAAGACACCCCGGAAGGCCCACGCTGGGTAGAAGGGCGCTGCAGCGACAAGGCGGCGGCCGAGCGCTGGAAATGA
- a CDS encoding MoaD/ThiS family protein codes for MIRVQYFARYREALGIEGEQLSWDSAFAKLDDLRRHLLARGGVWDVLAEQNLMCARNQELCSLDETLADGDEVAFFPTVTGG; via the coding sequence ATGATTCGCGTGCAGTATTTCGCCCGTTACCGTGAAGCGCTCGGCATTGAAGGCGAGCAGCTCAGCTGGGACTCGGCGTTCGCGAAGCTGGATGACCTGCGTCGGCACCTGCTGGCCCGTGGCGGCGTGTGGGACGTGCTCGCCGAGCAGAACCTGATGTGCGCCCGCAACCAGGAGCTGTGCAGCCTGGACGAAACCCTCGCCGATGGCGACGAAGTCGCCTTCTTCCCGACCGTGACCGGAGGCTGA
- the moaC gene encoding cyclic pyranopterin monophosphate synthase MoaC translates to MLTHLDSEGRANMVDVTDKAVTAREATAEARVRMRPETLAMIQSGGHPKGDVFAVARIAGIQAAKKTSDLIPLCHPLMLTSVKVELEAEGEDCVRILARCKLAGQTGVEMEALTAASVAALTIYDMCKAVDRGMTIENVRLLEKLGGKSGHYQAGE, encoded by the coding sequence GTGCTTACCCATCTCGATTCCGAAGGTCGCGCCAACATGGTCGACGTCACCGACAAAGCGGTGACGGCCCGTGAGGCGACAGCCGAAGCCCGCGTGCGCATGCGCCCGGAAACCCTTGCCATGATCCAGTCCGGCGGCCACCCCAAGGGCGACGTCTTCGCCGTGGCACGCATTGCCGGTATCCAGGCGGCGAAGAAAACCTCTGACCTCATTCCCCTCTGCCATCCGCTGATGCTCACCAGCGTCAAGGTGGAGCTGGAGGCGGAAGGGGAGGACTGCGTGCGCATCCTCGCCCGCTGCAAGCTGGCCGGACAGACCGGGGTGGAAATGGAGGCGCTGACTGCCGCCAGCGTCGCCGCCCTGACGATCTACGACATGTGCAAGGCGGTTGACCGCGGCATGACCATCGAAAATGTCCGCCTGCTGGAAAAGCTGGGCGGCAAGAGCGGCCACTATCAGGCCGGGGAGTAA
- the yaaA gene encoding peroxide stress protein YaaA, giving the protein MLLVISPAKTLDYETPPVTPRHTQPEFLDHAQELIQQLRELSPAQIAELMHLSDKLAGLNAARYGSWHPDFTPANAKQALLAFKGDVYTGLNAEDFSEADFDFAQQHLRMLSGLYGLLRPLDLMQPYRLEMGTKLANSRGKDLYAFWGERISGWLNEALAAQGDDILLNLASNEYFSSVKRKALNARVIDTEFKDLKNGQYKIISFYAKKARGLMARYVIKERLTSPEGLKDFNYQGYRYSVEHSKPDSLVFLRDEPQE; this is encoded by the coding sequence ATGCTGTTGGTGATTTCCCCCGCCAAGACCCTGGACTACGAAACCCCTCCGGTCACCCCGCGCCATACCCAGCCTGAGTTCCTCGACCACGCCCAGGAGCTGATCCAGCAACTGCGCGAACTCAGCCCCGCGCAGATCGCCGAGCTGATGCACCTGTCCGACAAGCTGGCCGGCCTCAATGCCGCGCGTTATGGCAGCTGGCACCCGGATTTCACCCCGGCCAATGCCAAGCAGGCGCTGCTGGCCTTCAAGGGCGACGTGTACACCGGCCTCAATGCCGAAGACTTCAGCGAAGCCGACTTCGACTTCGCCCAGCAGCACCTGCGCATGCTCTCCGGCCTCTACGGCCTGCTGCGCCCGCTGGACCTGATGCAACCCTATCGCCTGGAAATGGGCACCAAGCTGGCCAACAGCCGCGGCAAGGACCTCTACGCCTTCTGGGGCGAACGCATCAGCGGCTGGCTGAACGAAGCCCTGGCCGCCCAGGGCGACGACATCCTGCTCAACCTCGCCTCCAACGAGTACTTCAGCTCGGTCAAGCGCAAGGCCCTGAACGCCCGGGTGATCGACACCGAGTTCAAGGACCTGAAGAACGGCCAGTACAAGATCATCAGCTTCTACGCCAAGAAAGCCCGTGGCCTGATGGCCCGTTATGTGATCAAGGAGCGCCTCACCAGCCCGGAAGGCCTGAAGGACTTCAACTACCAGGGCTACCGCTACTCCGTGGAGCACTCGAAGCCGGACAGCCTGGTGTTCCTGCGCGACGAACCGCAAGAGTGA
- the algD gene encoding GDP-mannose 6-dehydrogenase, with protein sequence MQISIFGLGYVGAVCAGCLSARGHEVVGVDVSQTKIDLINNGKSPIVEPGLEELLQQGVKSGRLRGTTDVGAAVRETQVSFICVGTPSKKNGDLALDYIEGVCREIGFALRDKTERHTVVVRSTVLPGTVKNVVIPIIEDCSGKKAGVDFGVAVNPEFLRESTAIKDYDFPPMTVIGELDKSAGDLLETLYRELDAPIIRKDIEVAEMIKYTCNVWHAAKVTFANEIGNIAKAVGVDGREVMDVVCQDHKLNLSKYYMRPGFAFGGSCLPKDVRALNYRATSLDVESPLIGSLMRSNAAQVQNAFDIIASHDKRKVALLGLSFKAGTDDLRESPLVELAEMLIGKGFDLSIYDRNVEYARVHGANKDYIESKIPHVSSLLDSNFDAVVDKADIIVLGNRDELFAPLAQRAPAGKQVIDLVGFMPKATHGNAEGICW encoded by the coding sequence ATGCAAATCAGCATCTTTGGTTTGGGCTATGTTGGTGCAGTGTGTGCCGGCTGCCTCTCTGCTCGCGGTCATGAAGTTGTCGGTGTCGACGTCTCTCAGACCAAGATCGACCTGATCAACAATGGCAAATCGCCCATTGTCGAACCTGGCCTTGAAGAACTTCTGCAACAGGGCGTGAAGTCTGGCCGTCTGCGCGGCACCACCGATGTCGGCGCCGCCGTAAGGGAAACCCAGGTGTCGTTCATTTGTGTCGGTACCCCGAGCAAGAAGAACGGCGACCTGGCCCTGGACTACATCGAAGGCGTATGCCGTGAAATCGGTTTCGCCCTGCGCGACAAGACCGAACGCCACACCGTGGTCGTGCGCAGCACCGTGCTGCCGGGCACCGTAAAGAACGTCGTGATCCCGATCATCGAAGACTGCTCCGGCAAGAAGGCCGGCGTGGACTTCGGCGTTGCAGTGAACCCCGAGTTCCTCCGCGAGAGCACCGCGATCAAGGACTACGACTTCCCGCCCATGACCGTCATCGGCGAACTGGACAAGAGCGCCGGCGACCTGCTGGAAACCCTCTACCGCGAACTGGACGCTCCGATCATCCGCAAGGACATCGAAGTGGCCGAGATGATCAAGTACACCTGCAACGTCTGGCACGCGGCCAAGGTCACCTTCGCCAACGAGATCGGCAACATCGCCAAGGCCGTCGGCGTCGATGGCCGCGAGGTGATGGACGTGGTCTGCCAGGACCACAAGCTGAACCTGTCCAAGTACTACATGCGCCCGGGCTTTGCCTTTGGCGGCTCCTGCCTGCCCAAGGACGTGCGCGCGCTGAACTACCGCGCCACCTCCCTGGACGTGGAGTCCCCGCTGATCGGCTCGCTGATGCGCAGCAACGCCGCCCAGGTGCAGAACGCCTTCGACATCATCGCCAGCCATGACAAGCGCAAGGTCGCCCTGCTCGGCCTGTCGTTCAAGGCCGGCACCGACGACCTGCGCGAAAGCCCCCTGGTGGAGCTGGCCGAGATGCTGATCGGCAAGGGTTTCGACCTGAGCATCTACGACCGCAACGTCGAGTACGCCCGTGTCCACGGCGCCAACAAGGACTACATCGAGTCGAAGATCCCGCACGTGTCCTCCCTGCTGGACAGCAACTTCGACGCGGTGGTGGACAAGGCCGACATCATCGTCCTGGGCAACCGTGACGAACTGTTCGCCCCGCTGGCCCAGCGGGCGCCGGCCGGCAAGCAGGTGATCGACCTGGTGGGCTTCATGCCCAAGGCCACCCACGGCAACGCCGAGGGCATCTGCTGGTAA
- a CDS encoding PhoH family protein yields MDDHGRSRPTAPTLYALDTNVLIHDPNALLNFQEHHVAIPMTVLEELDKLKTGKQGVAAECRQAIRNIDKILSGATPEEVEHGVPIQREKSGPCGFLSILMSKRAAPITWLPEDLNDNKIINQLVELKSRKPGMNVVLVTKDINMRLKARACGIDSEDYHTDQLVDDVALLSKGYHDMSGSFWDRVSKVETRQDHGRTWHRVQLTDNLPAVHVNEFIVDEQGFVGWIKGIKADELLILDLHQEPLLHQEAWGLRPRDVYQSLALYALLDPDIHLVNLSGAAGSGKTILALAAAIEQTMVSKRYRRIIATRSVQGLDQEIGFLPGTEAEKMEPWLGAITDNLEALHMDDENTHGSVDYILSKVPLQFKSLNYIRGRSFQQSLIIIDECQNLTPHQMKTIITRAGTGSKVICLGNLAQIDTPYLSAPSSGLTYLTERFKDFPHGVHITLQGVPRSVLAEFAEAHM; encoded by the coding sequence ATGGATGACCACGGACGCTCCCGCCCTACCGCTCCAACCTTGTACGCGCTCGACACCAACGTCCTGATTCACGATCCCAACGCGCTGCTGAATTTCCAGGAACACCACGTGGCCATCCCGATGACCGTGCTGGAAGAACTGGACAAGCTGAAGACCGGAAAACAGGGCGTTGCCGCTGAATGCAGGCAGGCCATCCGTAACATCGACAAGATCCTCAGTGGGGCCACCCCCGAGGAAGTGGAGCACGGTGTACCCATCCAGCGAGAGAAAAGCGGCCCCTGCGGCTTCCTCTCGATCCTCATGAGCAAGCGCGCAGCCCCCATCACCTGGCTGCCGGAAGACCTCAACGACAACAAGATCATCAACCAGTTGGTGGAACTGAAGAGCCGCAAGCCGGGCATGAACGTGGTGCTGGTCACCAAGGACATCAACATGCGCCTGAAGGCGCGTGCCTGTGGCATCGACTCGGAGGACTACCACACCGACCAGTTGGTGGACGATGTCGCCCTGCTGTCCAAGGGCTACCACGACATGTCGGGCTCGTTCTGGGACCGCGTGAGCAAGGTGGAGACCCGTCAGGACCACGGTCGTACCTGGCACAGGGTTCAGCTCACCGACAACCTGCCGGCGGTGCACGTCAACGAGTTCATCGTCGATGAGCAGGGTTTCGTCGGCTGGATCAAGGGCATCAAGGCCGACGAGCTGCTGATCCTCGACCTGCACCAGGAGCCTCTGCTGCACCAGGAAGCCTGGGGCCTGCGCCCGCGGGACGTGTACCAGTCGCTGGCGCTCTATGCGCTGCTGGACCCGGATATCCACCTGGTCAACCTCAGCGGCGCGGCGGGCTCGGGCAAGACCATCCTGGCGCTGGCCGCGGCCATCGAGCAAACCATGGTCAGCAAGCGTTACCGCCGCATCATCGCCACCCGCAGCGTACAGGGCCTGGACCAGGAAATCGGCTTCCTGCCCGGCACCGAGGCGGAGAAGATGGAGCCCTGGCTGGGGGCGATTACCGACAACCTCGAAGCCTTGCACATGGATGACGAGAACACCCACGGCAGCGTGGACTACATCCTCAGCAAGGTGCCGCTGCAGTTCAAATCCCTGAACTACATCCGCGGCCGCAGCTTCCAGCAGAGCCTGATCATCATCGACGAGTGCCAGAACCTGACGCCGCACCAGATGAAAACCATCATCACCCGTGCCGGCACCGGGTCCAAGGTGATCTGCCTGGGCAACCTGGCGCAGATCGACACCCCTTACCTCTCCGCGCCGAGCTCCGGCCTGACCTACCTGACCGAACGCTTCAAGGACTTCCCCCACGGCGTGCACATTACCCTCCAGGGTGTGCCGCGCTCCGTGCTGGCCGAGTTCGCCGAAGCCCATATGTAA